The following are encoded together in the Armatimonadota bacterium genome:
- the rpmH gene encoding 50S ribosomal protein L34: protein MKRTYQPKNRRRSRVHGFLARMSSAGGRNVIRARRAKGRYRLTV, encoded by the coding sequence ATGAAGCGCACATATCAGCCCAAGAACCGGCGGCGTAGCCGTGTTCACGGTTTTTTAGCGAGAATGTCTAGTGCTGGTGGGAGGAATGTGATTCGCGCCCGCCGAGCCAAGGGAAGATATAGATTGACAGTCTAG
- the yidD gene encoding membrane protein insertion efficiency factor YidD — protein MRYIIVFLIRVYQKASRFKPRTCRFEPSCSEYAAQAILKHGPLRGTVLAIWRLLRCNPWNPGGYDPVE, from the coding sequence ATGCGGTATATTATTGTTTTCCTCATTAGGGTATATCAAAAAGCTAGCAGGTTCAAACCTCGGACTTGCCGGTTTGAACCTAGCTGCTCGGAATACGCAGCCCAGGCGATTTTGAAACATGGCCCATTACGAGGAACAGTTTTAGCCATCTGGAGACTGCTCAGATGCAACCCTTGGAATCCTGGTGGCTATGACCCAGTTGAGTAG
- a CDS encoding YidC/Oxa1 family membrane protein insertase — protein MQRSSGLTMMLLIMMVSLMIFMYFQQRPVPLLPKPEIMLQQARESVKEAGDEPKKLRAALQIYDQLANSREYRNTEYAAQALLEKAIVLETKLGDEHQAISTYNKLLDRFSPEKSQAAAEGRRRLAKLEKEYDKRNSKHTLYKIVDFFVALTGRNPNYSYALALLIITVIFKVITWPLSHAQFRSMKQMQRIQPMVKQIQEKYKDNQKEMGEKLMALYREQGVNPFASCLPLLVQLPVLWVLYYMVRLYQYQFAQGKFLWIGSRLAEKYPSIVGGNLSEPDIPLVILYVISMFISQRLTVVDPTQAEQQKIMAIVMPLMFGFLFYSFPSAFMLYWLIFNIVSTAQQVMVLKGTGPEEGQQPPSGVAATQQVELPTRVRRTRSRPSRRRRHCDRLPVGGLLPVFAT, from the coding sequence ATGCAGCGATCATCCGGGCTAACCATGATGCTTCTTATAATGATGGTTAGCCTTATGATATTCATGTATTTTCAGCAAAGGCCAGTTCCACTGCTGCCGAAGCCAGAGATAATGCTGCAGCAGGCGCGAGAGAGCGTAAAGGAAGCAGGGGATGAACCGAAAAAGCTACGCGCCGCATTGCAGATTTACGACCAACTTGCAAACTCAAGGGAATACCGCAATACTGAGTACGCAGCCCAAGCCCTTCTTGAGAAAGCTATAGTGCTCGAAACAAAGCTTGGCGATGAGCACCAGGCAATTAGCACTTATAATAAGCTTTTAGATAGATTTTCGCCAGAAAAGTCGCAAGCGGCAGCGGAGGGGCGGAGGCGACTTGCTAAGCTTGAAAAAGAATACGATAAAAGGAACTCCAAGCACACACTATACAAAATCGTTGATTTCTTTGTGGCTTTAACAGGGAGGAATCCGAACTATAGTTATGCCTTGGCGCTCCTCATTATTACAGTAATCTTCAAGGTAATTACTTGGCCGCTCAGTCATGCCCAGTTCAGAAGCATGAAGCAAATGCAGCGCATTCAGCCGATGGTAAAGCAGATTCAGGAGAAATACAAGGACAATCAAAAGGAAATGGGCGAGAAGCTGATGGCGCTGTATAGGGAGCAAGGCGTTAATCCATTTGCAAGCTGTCTGCCCTTGTTGGTACAGCTCCCTGTGTTATGGGTTTTATATTATATGGTTCGGTTGTACCAATACCAATTTGCCCAAGGCAAGTTTTTGTGGATTGGTAGCAGGTTAGCTGAGAAATATCCTTCAATAGTGGGAGGCAACCTTTCAGAGCCGGATATCCCGCTGGTTATCCTTTACGTAATAAGCATGTTTATCTCGCAGCGCTTAACCGTGGTAGATCCTACTCAGGCTGAGCAACAAAAGATAATGGCGATAGTGATGCCCCTTATGTTTGGCTTCCTGTTCTATAGTTTTCCATCAGCCTTTATGCTGTATTGGTTGATTTTCAACATTGTATCCACAGCACAGCAGGTGATGGTGTTGAAAGGGACCGGCCCAGAGGAGGGGCAACAGCCACCTTCAGGGGTCGCTGCTACACAGCAAGTTGAGCTCCCAACAAGAGTCCGCAGGACACGGTCGCGACCTTCAAGGCGAAGGAGACATTGCGACAGACTGCCCGTTGGAGGGCTTCTGCCAGTTTTTGCCACGTGA
- the rnpA gene encoding ribonuclease P protein component yields MLPKEHRLTSSRDFEIVYKRGKGYVNRLLVLRVLWREESQPARFGFSTSPKIGSSAARNRVKRQIREAVRSLLGEIKKTGFDAILVGRPAIKEANFWSIRDAARQLFEEAGLLRERS; encoded by the coding sequence GTGCTACCAAAAGAGCACAGGCTTACCAGTAGTCGGGATTTTGAAATAGTTTATAAGCGGGGAAAAGGATATGTTAACCGGCTTCTGGTACTGCGTGTCTTGTGGCGCGAAGAATCACAGCCCGCGCGATTTGGATTTTCGACAAGCCCGAAGATAGGAAGCTCTGCAGCTAGAAACAGGGTTAAGCGGCAGATCAGAGAAGCCGTTCGGTCGTTACTAGGAGAAATTAAGAAAACTGGCTTTGATGCGATTCTTGTCGGTAGGCCTGCGATAAAGGAAGCGAATTTTTGGTCAATTAGAGATGCGGCAAGACAACTTTTCGAGGAGGCAGGCCTTTTGCGCGAGCGTAGCTAA